A genomic stretch from Megalobrama amblycephala isolate DHTTF-2021 linkage group LG22, ASM1881202v1, whole genome shotgun sequence includes:
- the LOC125258076 gene encoding uncharacterized protein LOC125258076 gives MADSKEVVISDSTLSPEFIQELLPSAERTALLYHLSFLCLGGFPKLERMIRDQAIETQMLFGSSEAVLLKCAGTSSNLVTSLFPILIKAVEKNKPILAVLYLEKARTWIEDIIRAVDDMVTRYDKQSQNVKTCTSDVYQEQNQTEEKLMKQTVEMKALEDSLVKLKVELEKNDSDMAEIDKKNEKSTQELQDLIKKNEKYSHFFLWALFGFGRPYNDAAICAKQAELDRLVHEKDSLRNQRWNIKIKQTDLQLKLANCKIQQGVIPSPVHLKEVQRCLDQIRQILVDLKKFWEKVGVTLGTLKDKTFAGDVLIEELEDLKEEFLNSIEDAKQYWKRFGECCQRAQGIFSVQSKDAYKFLEINPSSLSEAERIEQYTSIMKKLNQINPDGSTRAAITA, from the exons atggcCGATAGCAAAG AGGTTGTCATCAGTGACTCCACATTGAGTCCAGAGTTCATCCAGGAGCTTCTCCCGTCTGCGGAGCGAACGGCTCTCCTCTATCATCTGTCATTCTTGTGTCTGGGAGGCTTCCCAAAGCTGGAGCGTATGATCAGAGACCAAGCTATTGAAACACAAATGCTGTTCGGATCCTCTGAGGCTGTTCTGCTGAAG TGTGCCGGTACGAGTTCCAACCTGGTCACCTCGCTGTTCCCAATACTGATAAAAGCTGTTGAGAAGAACAAACCCATACTGGCTGTGCTCTACCTGGAGAAAGCCAGAACATGGATCGAGGACATCATCAGAGCCGTGGATGACATGGTGACGAG GTATGATAAACAATCCCAAAATGTGAAAACATGCACCAGTGATGTGTATCAAGAACAGAACCAGACTGAAGAAAAACTAATGAAACAGACTGTCGAGATGAAGGCTCTGGAGGATTCTTTGGTCAAGCTTAAAGTGGAGCTGGAAAAAAATGACAGCGATATGGcagaaattgacaaaaaaaatgaaaaaagcaccCAAGAGCTGCAGGATCTgatcaaaaaaaatgaaaaatacagtcatttttttttatgggcCTTGTTCGGTTTTGGTCGACCCTATAATGATGCTGCTATTTGTGCTAAACAAGCCGAACTGGACCGTCTTGTCCATGAAAAGGACAGTCTGCGAAACCAAAGGTGgaacatcaaaatcaaacagACTGATCTTCAGCTGAAGTTGGCCAACTGCAAAATACAACAGG GTGTAATTCCCAGTCCTGTCCACCTGAAGGAAGTCCAGAGATGTCTTGATCAAATCCGACAAATTCTGGTTGATCTTAAAAAGTTCTGGGAGAAAGTGGGTGTTACGCTGGGCACACTGAAAGACAAGACCTTTGCTGGGGATGTACTGATTGAAGAGCTGGAAGACCTGAAGGAGGAGTTTCTGAACTCCATTGAAGATGCAAAACAG TACTGGAAGAGATTTGGTGAATGCTGTCAGAGAGCACAGGGCATCTTCAGCGTTCAGTCTAAGGACGCATATAAATTCCTGGAGATCAACCCGTCTTCACTCTCAGAGGCTGAAAGGATTGAGCAGTACACGTCTATCATGAAAAAGCTGAATCAGATCAATCCTGATGGCTCGACCAGAGCCGCCATCACTGCATAA